One window from the genome of Salvia miltiorrhiza cultivar Shanhuang (shh) chromosome 7, IMPLAD_Smil_shh, whole genome shotgun sequence encodes:
- the LOC130994222 gene encoding uncharacterized protein LOC130994222, with the protein MARRKDLSAFERAAIIQFLLEGSHNGKPARGKINAAVQKWSCCRRTISRIWAAANKQRASGEVISSLSKKKLRPRRKLVHLDLNLIASLELSKRSTIRRLACGIKCSKSTVGRWIKLGLIRPHSSAIKPDLTAPNKFLRLRFSLEALEYDRILRSLTFKSMQNTIHIDEKWFYITKSNQRFYLTPDEIDPHRTCKNKKFITKVMFMCAVCRPVFGPNGECLFDGKIGIFPFTELVPAKRNSKNRAAGTMEWKPIQSITKQVVKDCLIYQIIPAIKAKWPANASKTIYIQQDNARPHIQDSDPDFRAVASADGFDIHLVHQPPNSPDTNINDLGWFRAIQRVG; encoded by the exons ATGGCTAGAAGGAAGGATCTCTCGGCCTTTGAAAGGGCTGCCATAATCCAGTTTCTTCTTGAAGGAAGCCACAATGGAAAACCAGCTAGAGGCAAGATCAATGCTGCAGTTCAAAAGTGGAGTTGTTGCCGACGAACGATTAGTCGTATTTGGGCAGCTGCAAATAAACAAAGAGCAAGTGGTGAGGTAATAAGTTCATTGAGTAAAAAAAAGCTTAGGCCAAGGAGAAAACTGGTTCATCTTGATTTAAATTTGATTGCTAGCTTAGAATTGTCAAAGAGATCTACCATAAGAAGGCTTGCATGTGGGATTAAATGCAGTAAAAGCACAGTGGGTAGGTGGATTAAATTGGGACTGATCAGACCTCATTCTAGTGCAATAAAACCTGATCTAACTGCTCCAAACAAGTTTCTTAGGCTACGGTTTTCcttagaagctctagaatatgaCAGGATTCTTAGGAGTTTAACTTTCAAAAGCATGCAGAACACAATTCACattgatgagaaatggttctACATCACAAAAAGTAATCAGCGGTTCTATTTGACACCTGATGAGATAGACCCTCATAGGACATGCAAGAACAAGAAGTTCATCACCAAGGTGATGTTCATGTGTGCTGTATGTAGGCCAGTGTTTGGGCCTAATGGTGAATGCTTGTTTGATGGAAAAATTGGAATTTTTCCATTCACTGAACTTGTTCCAGCCAAAAGAAACAGTAAGAACAGGGCAGCAGGTACTATGGAGTGGAAACCAATTCAAAGCATCACCAAACAAGTAGTGAAAGACTGCCTAATATACCAG atCATCCCTGCTATTAAAGCAAAGTGGCCAGCAAATGCAAGCAAAACCATATATATACAGCAAGATAATGCTAGGcctcacattcaagactcagaCCCAGATTTCAGGGCAGTAGCTTCAGCTGATGGCTTTGATATTCACTTGGTGCATCAACCACCAAACTCCCCAGATACAAACATCAATGATCTGGGGTGGTTCAGGGCAATACAAAGAGTAGGCTAG